The sequence GAACTCATATGCGGAGGCGTAGCCCGCGCTCAGGGCCATCTCTTTGAAGTTCAGCTTGCCCTCGGCGGGGATAGGCTGGCCGCCGGTGACGGCGTAGCAGCCGTTCTCGAAGACGAAGTGATAGAAGTTGGCCGGGGCTTTTTCGGCGATGGTGGTGAGGGTGCCCAGGTTCATCACAAGGCTGCCATCGCCATCGAGGATGAAGACTTTCCTTTTGGGCTGGGCGAGGGCGAGGCCGAGGGCGAAGGAGGAAGCTTTGCCCATGGCGCCGCCCAGGGGGATGTCCAGGGACTCGTTGTGGGTGACAGTGGGCCAGCCGAATCGTGGGTTGCCGGCGCCCATGGTGGGGACGACGAAGGCGTCGCCACGGTGTTTTTCGATGACACGGCAGGCGTCCTGGTTCTTAATCATTGGGACCTCCTATGCTGATGAGTGGAAGATACATGGGATAAACGCAGCGTGATGGGTGGAGGTGATAAAGGATCGTGCCTCTAGGGTTTACCCCTCACCTTAATCCTCTCCCACAAGGGGAGAGGAAAGAAGAAGTAAAGCCCTCTGTTCTATTAACGATGCCTCCTTTCAAGACCAAAGGGCTAGGAGCCGTATTCGGTGCCCATGAGGACGGCGACAGGCTTGGAGGTACGCTCCGCTTCCTCCAGAGCAAGAGATATGCGGGAGGCGTCCTCATCGGTCTCGATGAGGTAGTAGTTGACGCCCCAGGCGTGAAGGATGTGCTCGATGAACTTGGCGGCGGAGTCGCGGGTGACGCCGTGGCGGTCCCAGCCTCGATAGCCGATGAGCATGACCAGGGGCTGGTTAATATCCAAGCAGAGGCCTCGGATAGAGTCGCCGGACTCAAAGACGCCGGTGTTCTGAATAAGAGCCACGGGCTTTTTCCCGCCCACCCACAGGCCGGCGGCGATGGCCATGGTCTCGCCCTCGCGGGCGACGGGGACGAGGCTCATGGTCGGCTCCGACATAAGCTGCTGGTACATGAAGTTTGTCTCGCTATCAGGGAGCCAGACCACGTGGGTGATTTTGTTTTTCTTCAGCTCTGAAATGATGGCCTGGGGATGCAGTACAGCCTCGGGAAGGGGTTGTTTCGTCGTCATCCCTCACCTCCACAACGCGTTGGGGTAAGGGCAATTATAGGGACAGCGGTGGAGGCTTACAACCTGGAGGAATTTTCCGATGTGAGGGCGTCGATGGCGGCGGCGATGCGTTGGAGACACCGTTCACGGCCCAGGACTTCCATGGTCTCGAAAAGGGGAGGGGAGACGGTGGCGGCGGTGACGGCCAGTCGAAGGAGGCCGAAGAATTGCCGCGGCGAGAGGCCTAACTGCTCGCCCAGGGCGCGGAGCCTTTCTTCGAGGGTCTTGGAATCGAAGGCGGGAGCAGCTTTTAGGTTATCCAGAGTGCTGTTTAGAGCAGGCAAGGCACGGGAAGTATCCATAGCCTTTTGCATCTCTTTGACGTTGGGCGTGAAGCCCTGGTCGAAGAAGAATGAGATAAGGGATGCGGCCTCAGCCAGGTTTTTGAGGCGCTCGTGGATGAGGGGAAGGATGCGCAGAAGGTAGTCCTGGTCGAGGGGCTGAGGGATGCCGGCGGGCGGGTAAGCTTTCCAGAAGTCCAGCAAGGCCTGGCAAAGCTGCTCTTTATCCAGGCTGCGAATGTAGACGCCGTTCATCCAGTCCAGTTTTTCGATGTTGAAGATGGCGGCGGACTTGACGACGCGTTCCAGGGAGAAGTTCCCCTGGAGGGCGCGGCGGTCCATAACCTCCGTCTTATCGTCCAGGGACCAGCCGAGGAGGGCCATGAAGTTCAGCAAGGCGTCGGGCAGGTAGCCCTTCTCTCGATATTCGAGGACGGAGGTGGCGCCGTGGCGCTTGGAGAGCTTGGAGCGATCCGGCCCCAGAATCATGGGCATGTGGCCGAAGAAAGGGGGCTGCCAGCTAAAGGCCTCGTAGAGCTTGAGGTGTCGTGGAGTGCTGGGGAGCCACTCCTCGGCGCGGAGGACGTGGGTAATCTTCATGTGATGGTCATCCACCACGTTGGCGAGGTGATAGGTGGGGAAGCCGTCGGACTTGAGCATGACAAAGTCGTCGATAAGCTCGCTTTGCCAGGAGACCTCGCCCCGGATGAGGTCATCGAGGCGGATGATGCCTTCGTCAGGCATGTGGAAGCGCACGACGGAGGGTGTGCCGGAGGATTCCAAGACTTGTTTTTCGTCGGGGGCGAGGCGGAGGCAGCGGCCATCGTAGCCGGGGGGCTGCTTGTTTTGCATCTGCTCTTTGCGCATAGCTTCGAGGCGCTCAGGGGTACAGAAACACCGGTAGGCGTGGCCGCAGGATATGAGAAAGTCGACGGCGTCTTTGTAAATAGTGAGGCGCTGGGACTGGAGATAGGGCTTGTAGGGGCCGTCAACCTGGGGGCCTTCGTCCCAGTCGATGCCTAGCCACTTCAAGGATTCGAGGATGCCTTCCAGGGCGCCGGGCACTAGGCGCTGCTGGTCCGTGTCCTCGATTCGCACGATGAACTTGCCGCCGTGGCGGCGGGCGAAGAGCCAGTTGAACAGGGCGGTGCGGACGTTGCCAATGTGAGGCTGGCCCGTGGGGCTGGGCGCAAATCTAACTCTAACGGACATGGCTTTGGAAGTGGCCTCCTTAGGCAGATTTTATCATGGGTTCTATATATGCAGCGGCAGTGACTAAGGAACCGACCACACCACCCTCCACCACGACCCATCTCTAGCTCTACCCACAAGACGTAGGATTCTGATTACATTCCTGATCATAAGCGGTACTACTTCATCACCCTTAATCGCTCTTCTCCTTTCTGAGAAGAGGGAAAGAAAAAGAGACACCACAACCCCCTCCTTCGACCAGGCTCAGGACAGCGTCTAACTCCCCCTTCGCCTTTCAGGCCGAAGGAGGAGTACCAGTCCAGCCCCGAATTCCCATCTGATCAGATGGTTTGCAGCTTCTCATAAACCAGCCCATCATAGAAGAAAACGAAGGCTTGGAACCTCCGTTAATGCGTATCACACGTTCACGGGGGAGATGACCAGGGGGGCGAGAGCCTCACTACCTTGCCCTGTTTGTAGCACGCCCAAGCAAATCGTTTTCTACCACGCCTGCGCCGCCCACTGATTCCAGCAGGCAGCGTAACTCGTCGGGCAGGGGGGACTGGAAATCCTGCCACTGGCCACTGATGGGATGGGTGAAGCCGAGTTTGTGGGCGTGGAGGAAGTGACGGGATATACCCACATTCTTGCCGCTGTATAGCGTGTCGCCGACTAGGGGGTGGCCGAGATGGGCCATGTGGACCCGGATCTGGTGGGTGCGGCCGGTTTCGGGGCTGGCCTCGACTAAGGTGTACAGGTCGCATTGCCACAAAACGCGGTATCGGGTGCGGGCGTGGCGGCCCCAGGAGAGGACGGCCATTCGCTTTCGATGCCGCTGGTCGCGGGCGATGGGGGCGTCGACGACGCCTTCTTTGGATTTTACGCGGCCATGGACCAGGACTAGGTAGCCTTTCTTTATGGAGCGCTCTTTTAGCTGCCGCGATAACTCTCGATGGGCTTGCTCGGTCTTTGCGACCATGATGAGGCCGGAGGTGTCTTTGTCCAGCCGATGGACTATTCCTGGCCGCTGCTCTCCGCCGATGCCGGGCAAGTCGGGATACAAGGCCAGGAGGGCGTTGACCAGGGTGCCGGATGGGTGGCCGGGCGAGGGGTGGACGGTGAGGCCGGCGGGCTTGTCCACTACCAGCAAATCGTCATCCTGATAAACGATGTTCAGGGGGATAGACTCCGCCGCCAGCCCAGCCGGGGCGGGGTCTGGTATGGTGACAGAAACCAGATCGCCGACGCGAACACGGTCGCTGGGGAGGTGCAGGACGCCGTTGAGGATGACGCGGCCCTGCTTTATGAGGCGCTGGGCCTGGGCACGGCTAAGGTTGAGGTCGGTGGCGGTGAGGAAGAGGTCCAGGCGTCGAGAGTCCTGGCGAGCGGTGAACTCCCTAGTCTTCATCGGTAGGACGGGCTGGGGGGCGGGTTTCCTGGGGGGCGGAGGTCGGAGGGGAGTCGGTGGGCTGGGCTGGGGGCGGGTTGGGGCCGGCGTCCAGGGGAGGAGATGGCTCCGTTTGGAGTCGCGCGTCAGTGTCTTGCGCTTTCTTTTCGTCTTTATCCCCCGAGAGGATGAACACAGCGATGAGGATGATGATACCGATGACGATGGAGGCGTCGGCGAGGTTGAAGACGGGCCACCAGGCTAGCTGCACAAAATCGGTGACCTGGCCGAAGCGGAGCCGGTCCGTGAGGTTGCCAATGGCGCCGCCGAGCTGCATGCCGAGGCTGAGCCGCAGCCAAGGGCTTGGGAAGGGCTGATGGCGATAGACCAGCAGGAGCACGCCCATGCCGATGAAGGAGGCGATGATGAGGAGGATGGTCTGGTCTGGGAAGAGGCCGAAGGCGGTGCCGGTGTTATAAGTGCAGGTAAGCCGGAAGGAGCCTTCCTCAGGAATCGAGCGGGAGGGACAGAGGTTCTCCTCGGCCCAGTACTTGGTGACCTGGTCCAGGAGATAGATGATACCGATGACGGGCAGGAGGAGCCAGTCCTGATACCAGGGGACTTTCAGTTTTTTGGGGAGGTGAGGGTGGGCCATTAAATCAGATTAACGTATCGATGAAGAATTGGGAAACGATGGCGGCCACCTCGCCCTCGCGTCCGCGCCAGAAATGGTTGGCGCGGGGAACCAGATGGAACCGCACGTCACCCTTGAGGCCAGCGACGCGCTCCCGGATGGTGTGGGTGCGAACCTGGGTGTCGTCCTCGCCGACGACGAAGAGGGTTGGCGATTTGACCTTAAACCTCAGGGGGCGGTCGACGGCGCCGCTGGGCGGCGAGACGATGGCGAAGGAACGCGCCCTGGGGTAAGCGGGGAGGACGGACATTAAAACCATAGCGCCGAAGGAGTAGCCAGCGACGCCAATCTTTGACTTATCCACGCCCGGCCATTGAGTCAGGAAATTCATGGCCGCGTCCAGGTCCTTGGCCTCACCCTTGCCGTTGTCGAAGGAGCCCTGGCTGCCGCCCACGCCTCGAAAATTAAATCGAAGGGATACGATGCCTGAGAGGGCCAGGGAGT is a genomic window of SAR202 cluster bacterium containing:
- a CDS encoding thiamine pyrophosphate-binding protein — encoded protein: MIKNQDACRVIEKHRGDAFVVPTMGAGNPRFGWPTVTHNESLDIPLGGAMGKASSFALGLALAQPKRKVFILDGDGSLVMNLGTLTTIAEKAPANFYHFVFENGCYAVTGGQPIPAEGKLNFKEMALSAGYASAYEFDNLEDFASNIAQVLQKKGPVMVNLRVKPEIENIPVQFRERPRRGTGVAVNEVRELLQKSS
- a CDS encoding glutamate--tRNA ligase; translation: MSVRVRFAPSPTGQPHIGNVRTALFNWLFARRHGGKFIVRIEDTDQQRLVPGALEGILESLKWLGIDWDEGPQVDGPYKPYLQSQRLTIYKDAVDFLISCGHAYRCFCTPERLEAMRKEQMQNKQPPGYDGRCLRLAPDEKQVLESSGTPSVVRFHMPDEGIIRLDDLIRGEVSWQSELIDDFVMLKSDGFPTYHLANVVDDHHMKITHVLRAEEWLPSTPRHLKLYEAFSWQPPFFGHMPMILGPDRSKLSKRHGATSVLEYREKGYLPDALLNFMALLGWSLDDKTEVMDRRALQGNFSLERVVKSAAIFNIEKLDWMNGVYIRSLDKEQLCQALLDFWKAYPPAGIPQPLDQDYLLRILPLIHERLKNLAEAASLISFFFDQGFTPNVKEMQKAMDTSRALPALNSTLDNLKAAPAFDSKTLEERLRALGEQLGLSPRQFFGLLRLAVTAATVSPPLFETMEVLGRERCLQRIAAAIDALTSENSSRL
- a CDS encoding RluA family pseudouridine synthase; amino-acid sequence: MKTREFTARQDSRRLDLFLTATDLNLSRAQAQRLIKQGRVILNGVLHLPSDRVRVGDLVSVTIPDPAPAGLAAESIPLNIVYQDDDLLVVDKPAGLTVHPSPGHPSGTLVNALLALYPDLPGIGGEQRPGIVHRLDKDTSGLIMVAKTEQAHRELSRQLKERSIKKGYLVLVHGRVKSKEGVVDAPIARDQRHRKRMAVLSWGRHARTRYRVLWQCDLYTLVEASPETGRTHQIRVHMAHLGHPLVGDTLYSGKNVGISRHFLHAHKLGFTHPISGQWQDFQSPLPDELRCLLESVGGAGVVENDLLGRATNRAR
- the lspA gene encoding signal peptidase II produces the protein MAHPHLPKKLKVPWYQDWLLLPVIGIIYLLDQVTKYWAEENLCPSRSIPEEGSFRLTCTYNTGTAFGLFPDQTILLIIASFIGMGVLLLVYRHQPFPSPWLRLSLGMQLGGAIGNLTDRLRFGQVTDFVQLAWWPVFNLADASIVIGIIILIAVFILSGDKDEKKAQDTDARLQTEPSPPLDAGPNPPPAQPTDSPPTSAPQETRPPARPTDED